A window of the Nitrosopumilus ureiphilus genome harbors these coding sequences:
- a CDS encoding flagellar assembly protein FlaJ yields the protein MIAKTIANSKALLASGSKIDENFVYFIAFLYSISTGEIGAIDLFKTGKDSKYGKYSTAFRNTYRLGVGWSYGLASACEMIGRKVSDKKDDPLKLLLVKLSQVIRLGDDMKMFFRDELKNSLLTYSIKYEANLETQKLFSEMFYTLMSTASFMIAANSIMSMLMGFGDSGQILIISMMGTGSGMAVFVTMMFFMFPRDKLAYTDNDIEKKFRMKIYLGIGAALGISSVLLISNIVPPVLAVGLGGIPLLYPGFVAKKTESKIASLTEWYPTFILHFGQLYSTVGSMGQALHAVMRSNFGPLQIFIDSLKNRTKNRIDQILGFELFSIETGNHLIANGNAIFSTSIDKGADMNIVGNVISDVTKKINELRGKRTQNASTFQLVVVILHVLSLSIFGLMNKLTELFNDLSGGDLSNAAFELTPIDPVLMSALMPILVIMTSIISGFSIKIIQGGLYKTVFYHIGLLLAVGGISMYAINIFMAEFLDSIIFTAPVPGI from the coding sequence ATGATTGCAAAGACTATTGCAAATTCAAAGGCACTCCTTGCTTCTGGAAGTAAAATTGATGAGAATTTTGTTTACTTTATAGCATTTCTATACAGCATATCCACTGGTGAAATTGGAGCAATTGATCTTTTCAAAACAGGAAAAGATTCCAAATATGGAAAATATTCTACTGCATTTAGAAACACATACAGACTAGGTGTTGGATGGTCATACGGTCTTGCATCTGCATGTGAGATGATTGGGCGTAAAGTTTCTGATAAAAAAGATGATCCGCTAAAATTACTCCTAGTGAAACTATCCCAAGTAATAAGATTGGGAGATGATATGAAGATGTTTTTTAGAGATGAATTAAAAAATTCTCTGCTGACTTATTCCATAAAATACGAAGCAAATCTTGAAACCCAAAAGCTATTTTCAGAAATGTTTTACACATTGATGTCGACTGCATCATTCATGATTGCTGCAAACTCTATTATGAGTATGTTGATGGGATTTGGAGATTCAGGACAGATTCTAATAATTTCTATGATGGGTACTGGTTCTGGAATGGCAGTTTTTGTTACAATGATGTTTTTTATGTTCCCTAGAGACAAATTAGCATATACTGATAATGATATAGAAAAAAAATTTAGAATGAAAATTTATCTTGGTATAGGGGCAGCACTGGGAATTTCTTCTGTACTGTTGATTTCAAATATCGTACCACCTGTACTTGCAGTTGGGTTGGGAGGTATCCCTCTGCTTTATCCTGGATTTGTTGCAAAAAAAACAGAATCAAAAATTGCTAGTCTTACAGAATGGTATCCTACATTCATTCTTCATTTTGGTCAATTGTATTCTACTGTGGGTTCTATGGGTCAAGCATTACATGCAGTGATGAGAAGTAATTTTGGACCTCTTCAAATTTTTATTGATTCATTAAAAAACAGAACCAAAAACAGAATAGATCAGATACTAGGTTTTGAACTGTTCTCGATAGAAACTGGGAACCATCTTATTGCAAATGGAAACGCCATTTTTTCCACATCTATTGACAAAGGAGCAGATATGAATATTGTGGGAAACGTCATCTCAGACGTCACAAAAAAAATCAATGAGTTGAGGGGAAAAAGAACTCAAAATGCATCCACATTTCAATTAGTGGTGGTGATTTTACATGTTCTTTCTCTTTCTATTTTTGGATTGATGAATAAACTCACTGAATTGTTCAATGATCTATCTGGTGGTGATCTTTCTAATGCAGCATTTGAACTGACTCCGATAGATCCTGTTCTCATGAGTGCTCTTATGCCTATTTTAGTAATAATGACTTCGATTATTAGTGGTTTTTCAATAAAAATTATTCAGGGAGGATTATACAAGACAGTATTTTACCATATTGGATTACTGCTTGCAGTTGGAGGAATCTCAATGTATGCCATAAACATATTCATGGCTGAATTCTTGGATAGTATCATATTTACTGCACCTGTACCTGGAATTTAA